In Streptacidiphilus sp. P02-A3a, the DNA window CGAGACGGAGATCGAGAAGGTGCTGGGCATGGGCGGGGTGGTCCCGGCCGTGGAGTCCGGCTACCTGAAGGCGGCGCTGGTCGGCTCGCACGCCGAGCGGCGGGCCCGGATCGAGTCCGGCGAGGACAAGGTCGTCGGCGTCAACTGCTTCGAGACCACCGAGCCGAGCCCGCTGACCGCGGACCTGGACACCGCGATCATGCAGGTGGACCCGGACTCGGAGCGGGCGGTCACCGCGGCCTTCGGCCGGTGGCGCGAGTTGCGCGACGAGGCCGCCGCGCAGCGGGCGCTGGCCGAGCTGAAGCGGCAGGCCACGACCGACGCCAACCTGGTCCCGGCGACCCTGGACTGCGTCCGGGCCGGGGTGACCACCGGCGAGTGGTCCTTCGCGCTGCGCGAGGTCTTCGGCGAGTACCGCGCCCCCACCGGCGTCGGCGGCGCTCCGGTGACCGGCGCGCTGCCGGGCGGGGCGGGCGCCGAACTGCTGGCGGTGCGCGCCGCGGTGGCGGCCACGGCGGCGGAGCTGGGCAGCGGGCGGCTGCGGCTGCTGGTCGGCAAGCCGGGCCTGGACGGGCACTCCAACGGCGCCGAGCAGATCGCGGTCCGGGCCAGGGACGCCGGGTTCGAGGTGGTCTACCAGGGCATCCGGCTCACCCCGGAGCAGATCACGGCCGCGGCCGTGGCCGAGGACGTGCACTGCGTGGGCCTGTCGATCCTCTCCGGCGCGCACGCCGAGCTGGTGCCGGACGTGCTGCGGCGGCTGCGCCGGGCCGGGGTGGAGGACGTGCCGGTGGTCGTCGGCGGGATCATCCCGGCGGCCGACGAACAGGCGCTGCTGGCCCAGGGCGTGGCGGCGGTGTTCACCCCCAAGGACTTCGGGATCACCACCATCATCGGCCGGATCGTCGACGAGATCCGGCTCGCCCACAAGCTCGACCCCTGGCCGGGCCAGGTGCCGGTCTCCTCGTAGAGTCGCCACCACCGAACGCAGCGCCACCCTCCCTCACCACACGAAGAGGACAGATGACCGTCAATCGACTGCGCCCCCGCCGCTCCTGCCTGGCCGTGCCGGGATCCAACCCGCGGTTCCTGGAGAAGGCCCAGGGCCTGCCCGCCGACCAGGTCTTCCTGGACCTGGAGGACGCCTGCGCGCCGCTGGCCAAGGAGGGCGCCCGGCACACCATCGTGGAGGCGCTCAACCACGGTGACTGGAGCGGCAAGACCCGCGTGGTGCGGGTCAACGACTGGACCACGCACTGGACCTACCGGGACGTGGTGACCGTGGTCGAGGGCGCCGGGCAGAACCTGGACTGCGTCATGCTTCCGAAGGTGCAGGACGCCCAGCAGATCGTGGCGCTGGACCTGCTGCTCACCCAGATCGAGAAGACCATGGGCTTCGAGGTGGGCCGGATCGGCATCGAGGCGCAGATCGAGAACGCCAGGGGCCTGGTCAACGTGGACGCCATCGCCGGGGCCTCGCCCCGGATGGAGACCATCGTCTTCGGCCCGGCCGACTTCATGGCCTCGATCAACATGAAGTCGCTGGTGGTCGGCGAGCAGCCGCCCGGCTACGACGCGGACGCGTACCA includes these proteins:
- a CDS encoding CoA ester lyase, coding for MTVNRLRPRRSCLAVPGSNPRFLEKAQGLPADQVFLDLEDACAPLAKEGARHTIVEALNHGDWSGKTRVVRVNDWTTHWTYRDVVTVVEGAGQNLDCVMLPKVQDAQQIVALDLLLTQIEKTMGFEVGRIGIEAQIENARGLVNVDAIAGASPRMETIVFGPADFMASINMKSLVVGEQPPGYDADAYHYILMRILMAARMHDLQAIDGPYLQIRNVDGYREVARRSAALGFDGKWVLHPGQVDAANEVYSPTQEDYDHAELILDAYDWCTSEAGGKKGSAMLGDEMIDEASRKMALVVAGKGRNAGMQRTTKFEIPGE